gcatgggttggtacctgggacttcgatgttgtggccatttcggagacatggagcagggacaggaatggttgttgcaggttccagggtttaggtgttttagtaagctcagagaaggaggcaaaagagggggaggtgtggcgctgctagtcaaaaacagtattacggtggcggagaggcagctagatggggactcttcttccgaggtagtatgggctgtggttagaaacaggaaaggagaagtcgccctgttgggagttttctataggcctccaaatagttctagggatgtagaggaaaggatggcgaagatgattctggataagagcgaaagtaacaaggtagttattatgggagactttaactttccaaatattgactggaaaagatatagtttgagtacattagatgggtcgttttttgtacaatgtgtgcaggagggtttcctgacacactatgttgacaggccaacaagaggagaggccacgttggatttggttttggataatgaaccaggccaggtgttagatttggaggtaggtgagcactttggggacagtgaccacaagtcggtgacgtttacgttagtgatggaaagggataagtataccccgcagggcaagagttatagctggggaaagggcaattatgataccattagacatgacttgggggggggggggggggggggggggggggtggggggggggataggttggagaagtaggctgcaagcgttgggcacactggatatgtggagcttgttcaaggaacagctactgcgagttcttgataagtacgtaccggtcaggcagggaggaaggcgtcgagtgagggaaccgtggtttaccaaagaagtggaatctcttgttaagaggaagaaggaggcctatgtgaagatgaggtgtgaagtttcagttggggtgcttgatagttacaaggtagagaggaaggatctaaagagagagctaagacgggcaaggaggtgacatgagaagtatttggcaggtaggatcaaggaaaacccaaaagctttcgataggtatgtgaggaataaaagaatgactagggtaagagtagggccagtcaaggacagggatgggaagttgtgtgtggagtctgaagagataggcgagatactaaatgaatatttttcgtcagtattcactcagaaaaaagttaatgttgtggaggagaatgctgagacccaggctattagaatagatggcattgaatacgtagggaagaggtgttggcaattctggacaggctgaaaatagataagtccccggggcctgatgggatttatcctaggattctctgggaagccagggaagagattgctgggcctttggctttgatttttatgtcatcattggctacaggaataatgccagaggactggaggatagcaaatgtggtccctttgttcaagaagggggggtagagacaaccccggcagctatagaccggtgagcctcacgtctgtagtgggtaaagtcttggaggggattataagagacaagatttataatcatctagataggaataatatgattagggatagtcagcatggctttgtgaagggtaggtcatgcctcacaatccttatcgagttctttgagaaggtgactgaacaggtagatgagggtagagcagttgatgtggtgtatatggatttcagtaaagcgtttgataaggttccccacagtaggctattgcagaaaatacggatgctggggattgagggtgatttagagatgtggatcagaaattggctagctgaaagaagacagagggtggtggttgatgggaaatgttcagaatggagttcagttacaagtggcgtaccacaaggatctgttctgggccgttgctgtttgtcatttttatcaatgaccgagaggagggcgcagaagggtgggtgagtaaatttgcagacgacactaaagtcggtggtgttgtcgacagtgcggaaggatgtagcaggttacagagggacatagataagctgcagagctgggctgagaggtggcaaatggagtttaatgtagagaagtgtgatgtgattctctttggaaggaataacaggattgcggaatatttggctaatggtaaagttcttggaagtgtggatgagcagagggatctaggtgtccatgtacatagatccttgaaagttgccacccaggttgatagggttgtgaagaaggcctatggagtgttggcctttattggttgagggattaagttccggagtcaggaggtcatgttgcagctgtacaaaactctggtacggccgcatttggagtattgcgtacagttctggttaccgcattataggaaggacgtggaggctttggagcgggtgcagaggagatttaccaggatgttgcctggtatggagggaaaatcttatgaggaaaggctgatggacttgaggttgttttcgtcagagagaaaaaggttaagaggagacttaatagaggcatacaaaatgagcagggggttagatagggtggacagtgagagccttcgcccgcggatggaaatggctggcacgaggggacatagccttaaactgaggggtaatatatataggtcagaggtcggttctttacacaaagagtggtgaggccgtggaatgccctgcctgcaacagtagtgaactcgccaacattgagggcatttaaaagtttattggataagcatatggatgataatctcatagtgtaggttagatggcttttgttttttgtcttcccatgtcggtgcaacatcgtgggccgaagggcctgtactgcgctgtatcgttctatgttctatgttcactgttgcTGTTGATACAACGTTTGGTGGCATCGCCGACAGACTAGATAatggcataaaattgcaagaagatattgacagactcggtgaataggcaaatttgtggcaaatgaaattcaaagtaaacaagtgtgaggttatacattttggaccaaaaaagaatagaaaagagtactttctaaatggaaagaggttcggtCCAGTGGATGTCCAAGCTGCAAACCATTCCTccagatccttgcccttcatggatttaatgaaggccaaggcaatcattggattattgaaagacttgacggagttgttggatactATTTTTCGGGTTGCAGGATAAAGCCTGACGTAATTCACTCTCCACAGTCTTGAGCTGCATTTGAACTTCATCGAAGTCTCGAAActtcgtttgtgttgctgccgaaaagtcctgAATCCTCACTCCCTCCTGGGGCCAGGTGCCATCTCAccgtacccgtctccaggaccttctttcacgttgtggaagcgaatgattacaggcctgggatgaaaactatccctcagtcTCAGAGACAGGACacgatgcaccctttctaatttgaaacgcccAGGCTTCAAATCCAGTTGCGAAAACGTGGCAGTCGGTCCTTAAAGAACCTCACaagagccttaccctccacactaaatggacagaaaataacaatttatgggcggcatggtagcatagtggttagcacagttgcttcacagtaccagggtcccgggtttgattcccagctggggtcactgtctgtgcggagtctgcacgttctccccgtgtgtgcgtgggtttcctccgggtgctccggtttcctcccacagtccaaagatgtgcaggttaggtggattggccatgataaattgcccttagtgtccaaataaaaggttaggtggggttactgggttccggggatggggtggaggtatgggcttggttgGGGTGCTGCTTCcaaggcacagactcgatgggccgagtggcctccttctgcactgtaaattctatgatgaccatctgacagaccaatgactcggatgttctttctgtgaccctcggttctccaaatcctccgggacctccgccagccactcggctggttttcaaaggattgaattcttgtctccgtcgaggaggcatcttgctgaacgttcaggattctctcctccggatcatcgagcctctcaTGGCGTTTTGCAGCTggtgctcacagatattgagtcagcacactcagcctctggtcagtaacactgataatgtcggcagtcatcattttcaccgCCTCCCAGAGCCCCAGAGAGCGTGGGGTCGAGacacctcctgagggtcaggccgccatgttgaaaaggcggctccatttCCACTGAATCCACCTACGCTGTTTTATCGCCGCATTTCTTGACACTTTTTGGCATAATCCTACCAAACTGAACCCTGGTGTCTTCCAGGGACACGAACACaatattaattcaaggattaggtagatggGTGCCGGGCAATCAGGTAAGTGACAGATTGTAGGTGAGTGGTGCCAGAACATGCGGAAAAACAGCTACTCCAGCTCCCATATCACAAacccgacatccccccccccccacagacttcTGATTGATGAGGGTTATGTggaactggcaggtaaatggagagaaagctgagatgaggagggatttctttactcgaggatgtggtgaagctttggaattctgtaccccagaggatttacagtgcagaagggggccattcggcccattgactctgcaccacccttggaaagagcaccctacttaagcccacacctccacctatccccgtaacccaataaccccatctaacctttttggacactaagggcaatttatcatggccaatccacctgacctgcacatctttggaccatgggagcaaaccggagcacccggaggaaacccatgcagacacagagagaacatgcagactccgcacagacagtgacccaagccgggaatctaacctgcgaccctggagctgtgaagctacagtgctaaccaccgtgatatgggggatagtgtgggaaaacagTGCTGAAGTTggtcagccaatgatcccattgaatggttcaggctcgatgggccgaatggccgattgcagctcatatttgttgtgatctcctggataGGAAGTTGTGATCTCCTGGATAGGAAgctgtgagctgagcttggatctgtcaatcagcctgaatttgCACAAtcaggagaattaggagggtcaatattggatacagcagagtgaggatggagggagagtgtataggatggagatttacagctttcggggaataagagagaggaaaaaatgttccatagaaacgagAATTGTTGTTCTAcgtttctgtcctgtactgacagtgatgaattttgtaaattgtttttacaggatattccaggaggaggaattacagacagaaatctcaaacattacgtctcgatccgacagtcactcgattccctggaacctgaatatcatcggcctttgaatctagaaggagaaatgtttgcccgaactgtcaactaaagatttcaaacatcagtgtcactggaaaagcaccgagacccacacaacacacacccgagtgagagagttcatAGACTcccagaatttacagcgcagaaggagaccgtttggcccatcaagtctgcaccatcccttggaaagatcaccctgcctaagcccacacctccatcctatcaccgtaacccaataaccccatccaacctttttcaacacaaagggcaatttagcatggccaatccacctaacccgcacatctttggactgtgggaggaaaccggagcacccggagcaaacccatgcagacacggggagaacgtgcagactccacacagacagttccagtgaactgtctgaggaaaccagttacacagcctgaataaacataacattcacagcagggagagaccatacacgtgtTGTGTCTGTGGAAGAGGCTTCAATTGATCATCCAACATGGAGAGACACGAGGCAACCCAAATCATGGGGaatccgtggaaatgtggggactgtgggaagggattccaagtcccatctcagctggagattcatcgacgcagtcacactggggagaggccattcacctgctctcagtgtgggaagggattcattgattcatccaccctgcggaaacataggcgagttcacactggggagaggccgttcacctgctctcagtgtgggaagggattcagtcaattatctaaccttcaggcacaccagcgagttcacactggggagaggccattcacctgctctcagtgtgggcaaagattcactcacttatcccacctgcgcactcaccagcgagttcacattggagagaggccattcatctgctctcagtgtgggaaaggatttactgagttatccgccctgcagagacaccaacgaattcacactggggagaggccattcacctgctcccagtgtgggaagggattcattgattcatccaccctgcggatccatcagcgaattcacactggggacaggccattcacttgtccccagtgtgggaagggattccgtgattcatccaccctgcagaaacatcagcaatttcacactggggagaggccattcacctgctctcagtgtgggaagggattcactcagtcatccggcttgcagtcacaccagcgaattcacactggggagaggccattcacctgctctcagtgtgggaagggattcactcagttatccaccctgcagaaacaccagagagttcacactggggagagaccgttcacctgctctcagtgtgggaagggatttactcagtta
This portion of the Scyliorhinus torazame isolate Kashiwa2021f chromosome 5, sScyTor2.1, whole genome shotgun sequence genome encodes:
- the LOC140419350 gene encoding uncharacterized protein; the protein is MERHEATQIMGNPWKCGDCGKGFQVPSQLEIHRRSHTGERPFTCSQCGKGFIDSSTLRKHRRVHTGERPFTCSQCGKGFSQLSNLQAHQRVHTGERPFTCSQCGQRFTHLSHLRTHQRVHIGERPFICSQCGKGFTELSALQRHQRIHTGERPFTCSQCGKGFIDSSTLRIHQRIHTGDRPFTCPQCGKGFRDSSTLQKHQQFHTGERPFTCSQCGKGFTQSSGLQSHQRIHTGERPFTCSQCGKGFTQLSTLQKHQRVHTGERPFTCSQCGKGFTQLSNLHSHQRVHTGEKPFTCPQCGKGLTRLSHLRTHQRVHAGERPFTSQCAMGLHTSSHQL